The following coding sequences lie in one Pseudarthrobacter phenanthrenivorans Sphe3 genomic window:
- a CDS encoding ABC transporter substrate-binding protein — protein sequence MRPKMRAASMVAGALCIALTASACAGAGGGNSAGDPDSISVLMVNNPQMEDLQRLTAESFTKETGIRVNYTILPENDVRAKISQEFSSQAGQYDVASLSNYEIPFFAANGWLAPLDGVAADPGFDQDDILPAYTASLTGEDGKLYGEPFYGESSFLMYRKDILEAKGLAMPAKPTWDEVADIAAKVDGAEPGMKGICLRGQPGWGQVFAPLTTVVNTFGGTWFDKDWNAQINSPEFTAAVEFYTKLVREHGEAGAAQAGFTECLNNMGQGNVAMWYDATSAAGALEAEDSPVKGKIGYAQAPVKETASSGWLWTWSWAMQAASKKQDAAGKFIAWASSKDYEELVASELGWAKVPSGKRISTYENAEFQKAAPFFEAERFAIENADPKNPGAQERPAVGIQFVGIPEFAALGTSVSQGVSSAIAGQGSVADALAKGQQAAQKVGDKYKQP from the coding sequence ATGCGTCCCAAGATGCGCGCGGCCTCGATGGTTGCCGGTGCCCTTTGCATCGCACTCACCGCCTCAGCCTGTGCAGGTGCCGGAGGTGGCAATTCCGCCGGAGACCCGGACAGCATCAGTGTCCTGATGGTGAACAACCCCCAGATGGAGGACCTGCAGCGGCTGACCGCGGAGAGCTTCACCAAGGAAACCGGGATTAGGGTCAACTACACGATCCTGCCGGAGAACGACGTCCGGGCTAAGATCAGCCAGGAATTCTCCAGCCAGGCCGGCCAGTACGACGTCGCGTCCCTGTCGAACTACGAAATTCCTTTCTTCGCGGCCAACGGCTGGTTGGCGCCGCTGGATGGCGTTGCTGCGGATCCCGGGTTTGACCAGGACGACATCCTGCCGGCCTATACGGCCTCCCTCACCGGCGAGGACGGCAAGCTGTATGGCGAACCGTTCTACGGGGAGTCCTCCTTCCTGATGTACCGAAAGGACATCCTGGAGGCCAAGGGCCTGGCCATGCCGGCGAAACCCACCTGGGATGAGGTCGCGGACATAGCGGCGAAGGTGGACGGCGCGGAACCGGGCATGAAAGGCATCTGCCTGCGCGGCCAGCCGGGCTGGGGGCAGGTCTTCGCACCGCTGACCACCGTGGTGAACACGTTCGGCGGAACCTGGTTCGACAAGGACTGGAACGCACAAATCAACTCCCCGGAATTCACCGCGGCAGTGGAGTTCTACACCAAGCTGGTCCGCGAGCACGGTGAAGCCGGGGCCGCGCAGGCCGGGTTCACCGAGTGCCTGAACAACATGGGCCAGGGCAACGTGGCCATGTGGTACGACGCCACCTCGGCCGCAGGAGCCCTGGAAGCCGAGGATTCCCCGGTGAAGGGCAAGATCGGCTACGCCCAGGCACCGGTGAAGGAAACAGCCTCTTCCGGCTGGCTGTGGACCTGGTCCTGGGCCATGCAGGCCGCGTCCAAAAAGCAGGACGCCGCCGGTAAATTCATCGCCTGGGCCAGCTCCAAGGACTACGAGGAACTCGTCGCCTCTGAGCTCGGTTGGGCAAAGGTCCCGTCCGGCAAACGCATCTCCACCTATGAGAACGCCGAGTTCCAGAAGGCTGCCCCGTTCTTCGAAGCCGAACGCTTCGCCATCGAGAACGCCGATCCCAAGAACCCCGGCGCGCAGGAACGTCCCGCCGTCGGCATCCAGTTTGTCGGCATCCCCGAATTTGCCGCCCTTGGCACCAGCGTCTCCCAGGGCGTCAGCTCAGCCATCGCCGGCCAAGGCTCCGTGGCCGACGCGCTGGCCAAAGGCCAGCAAGCCGCCCAAAAAGTCGGCGACAAGTACAAGCAGCCCTAA
- a CDS encoding carbohydrate ABC transporter permease, which translates to MTTATARISRPGRNAATPSRDAKSRERALAWARRAPLLPALIFLILVTQLPFVATLVISFMNWNSLSPDKTAFAGLENYATVLTDPDLRQAIFTTILLTVSVVLIGLLIGLGLALLLDKKFIGRGLARTLLIAPFLVVPVAAALIWKHALLNPTYGLINGVLTWVWSLFGSATAPQLDLLSQAPMMAVILSLVWQWTPFMMLILLAGLQSRPMDTVEAAQMDGATPWGIFRHLTLPHLRQYLELGGLLGAIYIVQNFDAVFTLTAGGLGTANLPYAIYQTFYFANEYGLASAAGVVVVIGTIIVATFALRTVFSLFKKEAAR; encoded by the coding sequence ATGACTACCGCAACGGCGCGCATCTCCCGCCCGGGACGCAATGCAGCCACCCCTTCACGAGACGCGAAGTCGCGCGAACGCGCCTTGGCGTGGGCACGGCGTGCACCACTGCTGCCCGCCCTGATCTTCCTTATCCTGGTCACCCAGCTTCCGTTCGTGGCAACGCTGGTCATCTCATTCATGAACTGGAACAGCCTCAGCCCGGACAAGACAGCCTTCGCAGGCCTGGAAAACTACGCCACTGTGCTGACTGATCCGGATCTGCGCCAGGCCATCTTCACCACCATCCTCCTCACCGTCTCCGTCGTGCTGATCGGCCTGCTGATCGGCCTGGGACTGGCCCTGCTGCTGGATAAGAAGTTCATCGGCCGCGGCCTGGCCCGGACCCTGCTGATCGCACCGTTCCTGGTGGTGCCCGTGGCAGCGGCCCTGATCTGGAAGCATGCCCTGCTCAACCCCACCTACGGGCTGATCAACGGCGTCCTGACCTGGGTCTGGTCCCTGTTCGGCAGCGCCACGGCGCCGCAGCTGGACCTGCTCTCCCAGGCACCGATGATGGCCGTGATCCTCTCCCTGGTGTGGCAGTGGACGCCGTTCATGATGCTCATCCTGCTGGCGGGCCTGCAGTCCCGTCCCATGGACACCGTGGAAGCCGCGCAGATGGACGGCGCCACCCCATGGGGGATCTTCCGCCACCTGACACTGCCGCACCTGCGCCAATACCTGGAACTGGGCGGGCTGCTCGGCGCCATCTACATCGTGCAGAACTTCGACGCCGTCTTCACCCTCACCGCCGGCGGACTGGGCACCGCCAACCTGCCCTACGCCATCTACCAGACGTTCTACTTCGCCAACGAATACGGCCTGGCATCCGCCGCCGGGGTCGTGGTGGTCATCGGCACCATCATCGTGGCCACCTTCGCACTCCGCACCGTCTTTTCACTCTTCAAGAAGGAGGCAGCACGATGA
- a CDS encoding carbohydrate ABC transporter permease produces the protein MSTLTPAAPQSSGPARSKSPTALNTGRTLRRRGKARMDPTRNNTAAGIAAWLLALLFAVPVLWMILTSFHSETDAATNPPSIAVNLTLDAYREFFGETSGVSPWPSLINSATASILSTVLVLLLAFPAAYALSIRPVKKWTDVMFFFLSTKMMPVVAAILPLYLFARTVGALDNIWFLILMYTSMNLPIAVWMMRSFLAEVPEEMLEAAQIDGANLLLILRKIIAPVAMPGIAATALICFIFSWNELLLARVLTGVVAGTAPVFLTGFVSGQGLFLAQVCAAAVVISLPVLFAGFAAQDKLVQGLSLGAVK, from the coding sequence ATGAGCACCCTCACCCCCGCCGCACCGCAGAGTTCGGGCCCTGCCCGTTCCAAATCGCCTACCGCGCTGAACACCGGCCGCACCCTACGTCGTCGCGGCAAGGCACGCATGGACCCCACCCGCAACAACACCGCCGCCGGCATTGCCGCATGGCTGCTGGCGCTGCTCTTCGCAGTCCCGGTCCTGTGGATGATCCTCACCTCGTTCCACTCCGAGACCGACGCCGCGACGAACCCGCCGTCCATCGCCGTGAACCTCACCCTGGATGCGTACCGGGAATTTTTCGGCGAAACGTCCGGCGTCAGCCCGTGGCCGTCGCTGATCAACTCCGCCACCGCCTCGATCCTGTCCACGGTCCTGGTGCTGCTGCTGGCCTTCCCGGCAGCGTACGCGCTGTCCATCCGGCCGGTGAAGAAGTGGACGGACGTGATGTTCTTCTTCCTTTCGACCAAGATGATGCCCGTGGTCGCGGCCATCCTGCCGCTCTACCTTTTCGCGCGGACCGTGGGGGCCCTGGACAACATCTGGTTCCTGATCCTGATGTACACCTCCATGAACCTGCCCATCGCCGTCTGGATGATGCGGTCCTTCCTGGCCGAGGTGCCTGAAGAAATGCTGGAGGCAGCACAGATCGACGGCGCCAACCTCCTGCTCATCCTCCGCAAAATCATCGCCCCCGTGGCCATGCCCGGCATCGCAGCCACCGCCCTGATCTGCTTCATCTTCAGCTGGAACGAACTGCTCCTGGCCCGGGTCCTCACCGGCGTGGTGGCAGGCACAGCGCCCGTGTTCCTCACCGGCTTCGTTTCCGGCCAGGGCCTCTTCCTCGCCCAGGTCTGTGCGGCCGCCGTCGTCATCTCCCTGCCGGTGCTGTTCGCAGGGTTCGCCGCCCAGGACAAACTCGTCCAGGGGCTCTCCCTGGGCGCCGTGAAATAA
- a CDS encoding NAD(P)-dependent alcohol dehydrogenase, with protein MTTPTAQTVPATDQTLPATMRANVLKSQGEMTMETLPLPGLDADQVLMQVAAVGVCGSDVHYYEHGRIGPYVVDHPLILGHELSGRIAAVGSAVDPARIGQRVAVEPQRPCRKCKQCKAGRYNLCPDIEFYATPPVDGAFAEYVTIQSDFAYDIPDSVSDEAAALIEPLSVGLWACERAGIKPGSRVLIAGAGPIGIIAAQAARAFGATEIYISDIAEDRLAFALEHGATHALNARTDTVEGLDVDAFIDASGAPQAVRSGIKAVAPAGRVILVGLGADDVELPVSYIQNREIWLSGVFRYTNTWPLAVQLIADGKVDLDVLVTGRFALAESEEALKSGKQPRQLKAIVYPGR; from the coding sequence ATGACAACACCAACCGCCCAGACCGTGCCCGCCACCGATCAGACGCTGCCCGCCACCATGCGCGCCAACGTCCTCAAAAGCCAGGGCGAGATGACCATGGAGACCCTGCCCCTCCCCGGGCTCGACGCCGACCAGGTCCTGATGCAGGTGGCGGCCGTCGGCGTCTGCGGCAGCGACGTGCACTACTACGAACACGGCCGGATCGGCCCGTATGTGGTGGACCACCCGCTAATCCTCGGCCACGAGCTTTCGGGGCGGATCGCCGCAGTCGGCAGTGCAGTTGACCCTGCCCGCATTGGCCAGCGGGTCGCCGTCGAACCCCAGCGCCCCTGCCGCAAGTGCAAGCAGTGCAAGGCAGGCCGCTATAACCTCTGCCCGGACATCGAGTTTTACGCCACCCCGCCGGTGGACGGCGCGTTCGCCGAGTACGTGACCATCCAGAGCGACTTCGCCTACGACATTCCGGACAGTGTCAGCGACGAGGCGGCAGCCCTCATCGAGCCGCTCTCCGTAGGTCTCTGGGCCTGTGAACGTGCCGGGATCAAGCCCGGCAGCCGGGTGCTGATTGCCGGTGCCGGGCCCATCGGCATCATCGCCGCCCAGGCCGCCCGCGCGTTTGGTGCCACCGAAATCTACATCAGCGACATCGCCGAAGACCGGCTCGCCTTCGCACTGGAACACGGCGCAACGCACGCACTCAACGCCCGGACAGACACTGTGGAAGGGCTCGACGTCGACGCGTTCATTGACGCGTCCGGCGCACCGCAGGCGGTCCGTTCCGGGATCAAGGCCGTTGCCCCGGCCGGCCGCGTGATCCTGGTGGGGCTTGGCGCGGATGACGTCGAGCTCCCGGTCTCCTACATCCAGAACCGGGAGATCTGGCTCTCCGGCGTCTTCCGCTACACGAATACCTGGCCGCTCGCGGTCCAGCTGATCGCCGACGGAAAGGTGGACCTGGACGTCCTTGTCACCGGCAGGTTCGCGCTCGCCGAATCAGAGGAAGCGCTCAAGTCCGGCAAGCAACCCCGCCAACTCAAAGCCATCGTCTACCCGGGCCGCTGA
- a CDS encoding mannitol dehydrogenase family protein produces the protein MQLLTASTLAALPANLGKPAYDRSALTAGIVHFGVGGFHRAHQAMYLDQLMNAGLAHDWAICGVGVLPSDARMKEVMDRQDCLYTLVVKNPNGTREGRVIGSIIEYLFAPDSPEAVIEKMASDAVRIVSLTVTEGGYNFHHVTGDFDADNPDVVHDLEAGAAPRTTFGLITEALRRRRDRGLEPFTIMSCDNIQGNGDVARKMFSAFAALKDPALGAWVAENVPFPNSMVDRITPVTTDEDRKAIAAEYGVQDGWPVVCEPFEQWVLEDHFSLGRPPFEKAGVQVVDDVEPYELMKLRLLNASHQGMCYFGYLAGYRYAHEVAQDPLFAQFLLDYMDKEATPTLHPVPGIDLDSYKRTLIERFSNEQVRDTLARLCAESSDRIPKWLLPVVRINLENGGEIKRSAAIVASWARYAEGTDEQGNPIDVVDRLKDTVMAAAARQRQQPLSFISNSDVFGDLVDDERFVAAYSEALATLNRHGARETLRSLQA, from the coding sequence ATGCAGTTACTTACAGCGTCAACACTGGCAGCACTCCCGGCAAACCTCGGCAAACCGGCCTATGACCGGTCTGCCCTGACCGCGGGAATCGTCCATTTCGGCGTCGGAGGCTTCCACCGGGCCCACCAGGCCATGTACCTGGACCAGCTGATGAACGCCGGCCTGGCCCACGACTGGGCCATCTGCGGAGTGGGCGTCCTGCCCAGTGACGCCCGCATGAAGGAGGTCATGGACCGGCAGGACTGCCTCTACACTCTCGTGGTGAAGAACCCGAACGGCACCCGGGAAGGCCGCGTCATCGGGTCAATCATCGAGTACCTCTTCGCCCCTGACAGCCCCGAGGCCGTGATCGAAAAAATGGCGTCCGACGCCGTCCGGATCGTATCGCTGACCGTGACCGAAGGCGGGTACAACTTCCACCACGTCACCGGCGACTTCGACGCCGACAACCCGGACGTGGTCCACGACCTCGAAGCCGGGGCAGCACCGCGCACCACTTTCGGACTCATCACCGAAGCCCTGCGCCGCCGTCGTGACCGGGGACTGGAGCCCTTCACCATCATGTCCTGCGACAACATCCAGGGCAACGGCGACGTCGCACGGAAAATGTTCAGTGCCTTCGCCGCACTCAAGGACCCCGCCCTCGGCGCCTGGGTCGCGGAAAACGTTCCGTTCCCCAACAGCATGGTGGACCGCATCACCCCCGTCACCACCGACGAAGACAGGAAGGCCATCGCCGCGGAATATGGTGTGCAGGACGGATGGCCCGTGGTCTGCGAGCCCTTCGAGCAGTGGGTACTCGAAGACCACTTCAGCCTGGGACGGCCGCCCTTCGAAAAGGCCGGCGTCCAGGTCGTGGACGACGTGGAGCCGTATGAGTTGATGAAACTGCGGCTCCTCAACGCAAGCCACCAGGGCATGTGCTACTTCGGCTACCTTGCCGGTTACCGTTACGCGCATGAAGTAGCGCAGGACCCGTTGTTCGCGCAGTTCCTCCTGGACTACATGGACAAGGAAGCAACACCGACGCTGCACCCCGTGCCGGGCATCGACCTTGACAGCTATAAGCGCACCCTCATCGAACGCTTTTCCAACGAACAGGTACGGGACACCTTGGCCCGCCTCTGCGCCGAGAGCTCCGACCGGATCCCGAAGTGGCTCCTGCCCGTGGTGCGCATCAACCTCGAGAACGGTGGGGAGATCAAGCGGTCTGCCGCCATCGTGGCGAGTTGGGCCCGCTATGCCGAAGGGACCGACGAGCAGGGCAACCCGATCGACGTGGTTGACCGGCTCAAGGACACCGTGATGGCCGCCGCCGCACGCCAGCGCCAGCAGCCGCTGTCGTTCATTTCCAACAGCGACGTCTTCGGCGACCTGGTGGATGACGAGAGGTTTGTTGCCGCCTACTCCGAAGCCCTGGCCACGTTGAACCGGCACGGTGCCAGGGAGACGCTCCGGAGCCTCCAGGCCTGA
- a CDS encoding winged helix-turn-helix domain-containing protein: MHQDAARFLSQPVAAQPGAPLRVAVYSRIAEAIRNGLLTPGSMIPTETELGTNMKVSRTVVREALMLLEEDGLIRARRAD, from the coding sequence GTGCACCAGGACGCCGCCCGGTTCCTGTCCCAGCCGGTGGCCGCCCAGCCCGGCGCTCCCCTGCGCGTCGCGGTGTACTCGCGGATCGCCGAAGCCATCCGCAACGGCCTCCTCACCCCCGGCTCCATGATCCCCACCGAAACCGAACTCGGCACGAACATGAAAGTCAGCCGCACCGTGGTCCGCGAAGCCCTCATGCTGCTCGAGGAGGACGGCCTCATCAGGGCGCGGCGCGCCGATTGA
- a CDS encoding DUF4386 domain-containing protein: MAIISSDNTTPRVTGVLFVVSALAFAAAATVLSATFDWPEILREPASVVLPAFDAGGAGLVWTWFAAAWTYGLLAIPVLLLPPALGLRDHPALRVATWVGAASVLLSVIGFLRWVFVVPPLAASYLAGDATTRAAVEAAWLAQHQFGGALLGEHLGQLLVIGWSVTLSVVILRTRVLPRWLGAAGLLVSLLYLLNQGEILATAVPGFPVWDLAGLLGSTGWGLWVAALGVCILVRSRQGASRRV, from the coding sequence ATGGCAATCATCTCCAGTGACAACACCACGCCGCGGGTGACCGGTGTGCTGTTCGTGGTGAGCGCGCTGGCGTTCGCCGCGGCCGCCACCGTCCTGTCAGCAACGTTCGACTGGCCGGAAATCCTGCGGGAACCTGCCAGTGTTGTGTTGCCCGCGTTTGACGCGGGCGGAGCGGGGCTGGTGTGGACCTGGTTCGCCGCCGCGTGGACCTACGGACTCCTGGCCATACCGGTCCTGCTGCTGCCCCCTGCGCTGGGCCTCCGCGACCATCCGGCGTTGCGGGTGGCCACCTGGGTTGGCGCCGCCTCCGTTCTCCTGTCGGTGATCGGCTTCCTGCGCTGGGTGTTCGTCGTCCCGCCGCTGGCCGCCTCCTACCTAGCTGGCGATGCCACCACGCGCGCCGCCGTGGAAGCAGCCTGGCTGGCACAGCACCAGTTCGGCGGAGCGCTGCTGGGCGAACATCTGGGCCAGCTGCTGGTGATCGGCTGGTCGGTCACCCTCAGCGTGGTCATTCTGCGAACTCGGGTGCTCCCGCGCTGGCTTGGCGCTGCCGGGCTTCTGGTCAGCCTCCTCTACCTGCTGAACCAGGGCGAGATCCTTGCCACCGCCGTTCCCGGGTTCCCGGTATGGGACCTTGCGGGCCTGCTCGGCAGTACCGGATGGGGATTGTGGGTGGCGGCGCTGGGCGTCTGCATTCTGGTTCGCTCCAGGCAGGGTGCAAGCCGCCGGGTTTGA